A portion of the Bacillus sp. V2I10 genome contains these proteins:
- a CDS encoding NAD(P)-dependent oxidoreductase, with the protein MNILILGATGRVGSQIVTYALHESHHVTVLVRTPEKIQINNENLTIIEGNVLNKDDIVRAMHGIDVVISALNTDGTTTLSESMPLIIEAMENEGIKRIITIGTAGILQSRTTPNSLRYQSSESKQKSTRAAKEHHKVYDMLKQSTLEWTIVCPTYLPDGERVGKYRIDRNFLPEGGAEISVPDTAEFSFKQIKASDYIKSRVGIAY; encoded by the coding sequence ATGAATATTTTAATTTTAGGTGCAACTGGACGAGTTGGAAGTCAAATAGTTACTTATGCCCTTCATGAAAGTCATCATGTTACTGTATTAGTTCGCACTCCAGAGAAGATTCAAATAAATAATGAAAATTTAACCATTATTGAAGGGAATGTTTTAAATAAAGATGATATAGTACGTGCAATGCATGGGATTGATGTAGTTATTAGTGCACTAAATACTGATGGCACAACCACTCTATCAGAAAGTATGCCACTTATTATCGAAGCAATGGAAAACGAAGGTATAAAACGAATAATAACTATAGGAACTGCGGGTATTCTGCAAAGTAGAACCACGCCAAATTCTCTGCGTTATCAATCAAGTGAATCAAAGCAGAAGTCAACCCGTGCAGCGAAAGAACATCATAAAGTTTACGATATGCTTAAACAATCAACCCTCGAATGGACGATTGTCTGTCCTACGTACTTGCCGGATGGAGAAAGGGTAGGCAAATATCGAATAGACCGAAATTTTTTGCCGGAGGGTGGAGCTGAAATATCCGTACCGGATACAGCAGAATTTTCATTTAAACAGATAAAAGCAAGCGATTATATAAAATCACGTGTAGGTATCGCCTACTAA